The following are from one region of the Paenibacillus sp. KS-LC4 genome:
- a CDS encoding MBL fold metallo-hydrolase: protein METTAIQAMNAQELTKKIINNEELFILDVRNTTEFASWRIEGGKTEIINIPYFDLLDGIEPALTQIPGDQHILVVCSKEGSSIFIAEQLAEAGMNGIHYLEGGMKAWSEYLWPVKVGDLKDKGEIYQFVRMGKGCLSYMIVSNGEAAVVDTLRMTDVFNQFAKDKGVQIKHTLDTHLHADHISGGRHLANMNDATYWLPPKDANEVAFAYEALEEGKQIQVGDTSIIIKPIYSPGHTIGSTSLIVDDHYLLSGDILFVESIGRPDLAGKAADWVADLRTSLYETYKNLSPDLIVLPAHFGKAAELGAGGKVSARLGDLFVSNAGLNINSEDEFRVAVTEQLPPQPNAYQEIRQTNMGRITPNEAEQREMEMGPNRCAIHDR, encoded by the coding sequence ATGGAGACTACTGCAATACAGGCGATGAATGCTCAAGAGCTAACGAAGAAGATTATAAATAATGAGGAGCTCTTCATATTGGATGTACGCAACACGACGGAATTTGCCAGCTGGAGGATCGAGGGCGGAAAAACAGAAATCATCAATATACCCTATTTTGATTTGTTAGATGGGATTGAGCCTGCTTTGACACAAATTCCGGGCGATCAACATATTCTCGTAGTCTGCTCCAAGGAAGGCTCCTCTATATTTATTGCCGAGCAGCTGGCGGAGGCTGGAATGAATGGTATCCACTATTTGGAAGGCGGAATGAAGGCGTGGAGCGAATATTTGTGGCCCGTTAAGGTTGGGGATCTAAAGGATAAGGGCGAAATCTATCAGTTCGTCCGCATGGGTAAAGGCTGCCTCTCTTACATGATTGTGTCGAATGGTGAAGCGGCAGTGGTCGATACCTTGCGAATGACCGATGTTTTCAATCAATTCGCGAAAGACAAGGGTGTTCAAATTAAGCATACACTCGACACACATTTGCATGCCGATCATATATCCGGAGGAAGGCATCTAGCGAATATGAATGACGCCACATATTGGTTGCCGCCTAAGGATGCGAACGAGGTTGCCTTTGCGTATGAGGCGCTGGAGGAAGGAAAACAAATTCAGGTAGGGGATACAAGCATCATTATTAAACCAATTTACTCGCCGGGACACACGATTGGGAGCACGTCGCTTATTGTCGACGATCACTATTTGCTAAGCGGTGATATTCTATTCGTAGAATCCATTGGCCGTCCAGATTTGGCAGGCAAAGCGGCGGACTGGGTTGCGGATTTAAGAACGTCATTATATGAAACGTACAAAAACTTATCCCCCGATCTCATTGTTCTGCCTGCTCACTTTGGTAAAGCTGCGGAGCTAGGAGCAGGAGGCAAAGTTTCAGCTCGACTCGGTGATCTGTTTGTATCTAATGCGGGGCTAAACATCAACAGCGAGGATGAGTTCAGGGTTGCAGTAACGGAGCAACTCCCGCCTCAACCAAATGCTTATCAGGAAATACGTCAAACGAATATGGGGCGAATCACGCCAAACGAAGCGGAGCAGCGCGAAATGGAAATGGGACCGAACCGCTGCGCTATTCATGATAGGTAG
- a CDS encoding family 78 glycoside hydrolase catalytic domain gives MIQIVKVRCEYLDNPLGIDVLQPRISWQIQAEARDIKQQAYQLQVSLDPAFGHLLWDSGRNASGQSVHVVLDQIELQARTRYFYRVKVWIGGQALESSDWSETAFFETGLMDYSQWTAEWISAPSHLAAREEDAERCPLLRTFVTVEKTVKSARIYATALGMYELQWNGNRIGDCYFTPGWTSYGKRLQYQVYDVTEQLSVGTHGIGALLGNGWYKGELGWKQEKETYGSRTALLFQLHISYEDGTEDVVVSGSNWQATGSAILMSEIYHGERYDARLELEWHNGQATDSDIWHSVEIIAQSKSIITQQVNEPVRTAETLKPIAVIHTPDGDTVLDFGQNMVGWVKFEVEGVAGQLVELQHAEVLDQAGNFYTENMRNAVQRIQYTLKGRGKETFQPHFTFQGFRYVKLTGFKAPIKLEAFSGIVLHSDMERTGFFECSDPKVNQLHHNIVWGQKGNFVDVPTDCPQRDERLGWTGDAQMFIRTASYVMNVAPFFTKWLLDLKADQTPEGGIPFYIPNLKPEFSEGWGDISHSSAAWGDAAVICPWTLYEAYGDTRLLEAQYDSMNQWIQYIFEQGSDPYLWNTGFHFGDWLGLDSKAGSYVGATDRDFVATAYYAYSVSLVAKAAKALGKAADHERLASWHKKIIAAFQHEFVTPSGRLSVPTQTAHVLALRFGLVSGTAKEKAEHKLAELLKEQNDHLTTGFVGTPYLNPVLSEAGRNDLAYRLLLQEDYPSWLYQITKGATTIWEHWDGIKEDGSFWSADMNSFNHYAYGAIGEWLYSYVAGIQPDEEQPGFKHVKISPQPGPGLTWAEARLTTMYGMVVSSWRCTEAGQMEIQVTVPGNASATLKLPGAQSAARVLENGAALAQAAGITAIHEEAGSVTLTLGSGHYHFSYDN, from the coding sequence ATGATCCAGATCGTTAAAGTCAGATGTGAATATTTGGATAATCCACTGGGCATTGACGTGCTACAGCCAAGAATCAGCTGGCAAATTCAAGCGGAGGCAAGAGACATTAAGCAGCAGGCGTACCAGCTGCAAGTATCACTTGATCCAGCGTTTGGGCATCTTTTATGGGATTCTGGCCGGAACGCTTCTGGTCAATCTGTTCATGTCGTGCTGGATCAAATCGAGCTGCAAGCGCGCACGCGTTATTTTTACCGGGTAAAGGTGTGGATTGGCGGGCAGGCTTTGGAGAGCAGTGATTGGTCAGAAACGGCCTTTTTTGAAACCGGTCTCATGGACTACAGCCAGTGGACTGCGGAGTGGATTAGCGCGCCATCCCATTTGGCTGCGAGGGAAGAGGATGCGGAGCGCTGTCCGCTGCTCAGAACCTTTGTCACCGTTGAAAAAACGGTCAAAAGCGCACGGATTTACGCTACAGCGCTAGGCATGTATGAGCTGCAATGGAATGGCAATCGCATTGGCGACTGCTATTTTACACCAGGGTGGACAAGCTACGGCAAACGGCTGCAATATCAGGTGTACGATGTAACGGAGCAGCTTAGCGTGGGCACGCATGGGATTGGCGCACTGCTAGGTAATGGCTGGTATAAAGGAGAGCTAGGCTGGAAGCAGGAAAAAGAAACCTATGGCTCGCGCACGGCGCTGCTCTTCCAGCTTCATATTAGCTATGAGGACGGCACGGAGGACGTTGTCGTGTCAGGCAGCAATTGGCAAGCGACGGGAAGCGCAATTCTGATGTCGGAGATATATCATGGCGAGCGCTACGACGCCCGGCTGGAGCTGGAATGGCATAACGGGCAAGCGACAGATTCAGACATCTGGCATTCGGTTGAAATCATTGCCCAGTCTAAATCAATAATTACTCAGCAGGTAAATGAGCCTGTTCGCACTGCCGAAACGCTTAAGCCAATTGCTGTCATTCATACGCCGGACGGCGATACGGTGCTTGATTTTGGCCAAAACATGGTCGGCTGGGTGAAATTTGAGGTTGAAGGAGTCGCCGGACAACTGGTTGAATTGCAGCATGCTGAGGTACTGGATCAGGCTGGCAACTTCTATACGGAGAATATGCGCAATGCCGTGCAGCGCATCCAGTATACATTGAAGGGGAGGGGGAAGGAGACCTTTCAGCCGCATTTCACCTTTCAAGGCTTCCGCTATGTAAAGCTGACAGGCTTTAAGGCGCCGATAAAGCTTGAGGCTTTTAGCGGCATTGTGCTGCATTCGGATATGGAGCGTACAGGCTTTTTTGAATGCTCGGATCCGAAGGTGAACCAACTGCATCACAATATCGTCTGGGGACAAAAAGGTAATTTTGTCGATGTGCCGACCGATTGCCCGCAGCGAGACGAACGGCTTGGGTGGACGGGAGACGCACAGATGTTCATTCGAACAGCTTCTTATGTGATGAATGTTGCTCCATTTTTCACGAAATGGCTGCTAGATTTAAAAGCTGACCAGACGCCAGAAGGGGGGATTCCGTTCTACATTCCTAATCTGAAGCCTGAGTTTTCCGAAGGCTGGGGGGATATAAGTCATTCCTCCGCGGCCTGGGGCGATGCGGCGGTCATCTGTCCATGGACGCTGTATGAAGCGTATGGCGATACAAGGCTGCTGGAGGCTCAATATGACAGCATGAACCAATGGATTCAGTATATTTTTGAGCAGGGCAGCGATCCTTATTTGTGGAATACCGGTTTCCACTTTGGCGATTGGCTCGGGCTTGATTCCAAGGCGGGCAGCTATGTCGGGGCAACCGATAGAGATTTTGTAGCAACAGCTTATTACGCTTATTCGGTATCGCTTGTTGCAAAAGCAGCTAAAGCATTAGGGAAGGCTGCGGACCACGAGCGACTTGCGTCTTGGCATAAGAAAATTATTGCTGCATTCCAGCATGAGTTCGTGACCCCGTCCGGGCGGTTGTCTGTCCCGACACAAACGGCGCACGTTCTGGCGCTGCGCTTCGGCCTCGTATCGGGGACAGCGAAAGAGAAAGCCGAGCATAAGCTTGCGGAGCTGTTAAAGGAACAAAATGACCATCTGACGACAGGTTTTGTTGGAACACCGTATTTAAATCCTGTGCTTAGCGAGGCTGGGCGCAATGATCTGGCTTATCGCTTGCTGCTGCAAGAGGATTATCCATCCTGGCTATATCAAATTACGAAAGGCGCCACGACGATTTGGGAGCATTGGGATGGCATCAAGGAGGATGGCAGCTTCTGGAGCGCAGATATGAACTCCTTCAACCATTATGCCTATGGCGCTATCGGAGAATGGCTGTACAGCTACGTGGCAGGCATTCAGCCAGATGAGGAGCAGCCGGGATTCAAGCATGTGAAAATCAGCCCGCAGCCGGGACCGGGTTTGACATGGGCTGAAGCGAGGCTTACGACGATGTATGGAATGGTCGTATCCTCCTGGCGCTGCACAGAAGCGGGACAAATGGAAATTCAGGTGACGGTGCCGGGCAATGCCTCTGCAACGCTCAAGCTTCCAGGGGCGCAATCGGCAGCCCGCGTGCTTGAAAATGGTGCTGCGCTTGCCCAAGCGGCGGGCATAACCGCAATTCATGAAGAAGCAGGAAGTGTGACGCTTACGCTCGGCTCAGGCCACTATCATTTTTCTTACGACAACTAA
- a CDS encoding MFS transporter has product MNSLQSKDNSIPNWLMLLLAAACGLIVANLYYAQTLIGPISTSIGIPLGAAGLIVTLTQVGYVIGLLFIVPLSDLIENRRLIIASLIVVLIALIGTIFASNTSLFLAAALFLGIGSVAAQILVPYATFLAAEEQRGRVVGNVMSGLLLGIMFARPLASLMTEYLGWRAVFILSAIVILMLAVVLSRALPQRKPAPSLQYGALIRSLGSLLKATPILRRRAFYQACLFGSFSLFWTVIPLRLAEYFHLTQQGIALFALAGVAGAVAAPIAGRLADRGLTKLLSGIAIAVSALSFLTAYLVRGDSFAALALLLAAAIALDMGVSGNLVLGQRVIYSLGSEMRGRLNGLFMAIFFIGGAVGSFLGGWAYAYGGWTLASLIGIALPVIAFLYYLTEVKESSGNA; this is encoded by the coding sequence ATGAACAGCTTACAGTCCAAGGACAACTCCATCCCGAACTGGCTCATGCTTCTTCTAGCCGCTGCTTGCGGTCTCATTGTCGCAAATCTGTATTATGCCCAGACGTTAATCGGGCCGATTAGCACTTCCATCGGAATACCGCTAGGTGCAGCGGGATTAATCGTGACGCTTACTCAAGTCGGTTATGTCATCGGCCTATTGTTTATCGTGCCGCTAAGTGATTTGATTGAAAATCGGCGTTTAATCATCGCCTCATTAATTGTCGTCCTTATCGCGTTAATCGGAACGATATTCGCCTCTAATACATCGCTCTTCTTAGCTGCTGCTTTATTTCTAGGAATAGGCTCGGTTGCTGCGCAAATTCTCGTGCCCTATGCCACTTTCCTCGCAGCAGAGGAGCAGCGCGGACGCGTCGTAGGCAATGTCATGAGCGGCCTGCTGCTAGGCATTATGTTTGCTCGTCCATTAGCCAGTCTCATGACGGAATATTTGGGCTGGCGGGCAGTTTTTATTTTATCCGCCATCGTCATCCTAATGCTCGCCGTTGTTCTATCCCGCGCCCTTCCACAGCGGAAGCCAGCACCGTCCCTTCAATATGGAGCCTTAATTCGCTCATTAGGCTCGTTATTGAAGGCAACGCCTATTTTACGTCGCCGCGCCTTTTATCAAGCTTGCTTATTTGGCTCCTTTAGCTTATTCTGGACCGTCATTCCGCTGCGTTTAGCTGAATATTTTCATTTAACCCAGCAAGGTATCGCCTTATTCGCTCTCGCTGGTGTAGCAGGAGCCGTAGCGGCACCTATTGCCGGCAGACTGGCTGATCGCGGCTTGACTAAACTACTAAGCGGCATCGCAATTGCCGTCTCTGCTCTTTCCTTTTTGACTGCCTATCTCGTGCGTGGGGATTCTTTCGCCGCTCTGGCGCTGCTGCTAGCTGCTGCTATCGCTCTGGACATGGGTGTGTCTGGAAATCTCGTATTGGGTCAGCGCGTGATCTATTCGCTAGGCAGTGAGATGCGGGGTCGCCTTAATGGATTGTTCATGGCGATTTTCTTCATCGGTGGAGCTGTAGGTTCCTTTTTGGGAGGATGGGCTTATGCTTATGGGGGATGGACGTTAGCTTCCTTGATCGGTATCGCTCTGCCAGTCATTGCCTTTCTATATTACTTAACCGAGGTAAAAGAGTCATCAGGAAATGCCTAA
- a CDS encoding methyl-accepting chemotaxis protein — MRTRIGESTQVLEGKAVIFALEQSLAMIEFNLQGDVLWANEHFAQALGYQVEELSGRNHRELCKSDFANSYAYTQLWDNLRQGISFQKKIVRVAKDGSSILLEATYMPVLNEEGKAVAVLKVATDISAREKAVTQIMNDLQLMAADLLERTRIGVDRSKQVASVIEHVVNDNEIQIDFLQALEQQTQAVRGIVQTIRDFASQTNLLALNAAIEAAHAGEHGRGFNIVAMEVKKLAQHVQEAASEIQHSLEGISKQVGKVSGSSKSTKEKIFSSQQEIRKAVGDFAGIGEAAGQLDEQAKVLNQML, encoded by the coding sequence GTGAGGACGCGTATTGGAGAAAGTACACAGGTGCTGGAAGGAAAAGCGGTAATATTTGCCTTGGAGCAGTCTTTAGCTATGATTGAGTTTAATTTGCAAGGAGATGTATTGTGGGCCAATGAGCATTTTGCTCAGGCTCTAGGTTATCAGGTTGAAGAATTGTCCGGTAGAAATCACCGAGAGCTCTGTAAGTCCGATTTTGCAAATAGCTATGCATACACGCAGCTATGGGATAATTTGCGGCAAGGCATCTCTTTTCAGAAAAAAATAGTTCGCGTGGCGAAAGATGGCAGCAGCATCCTCCTTGAAGCGACGTATATGCCTGTGCTTAATGAAGAGGGCAAGGCAGTGGCTGTTCTAAAAGTAGCGACAGACATTTCGGCCCGAGAAAAAGCCGTCACTCAAATTATGAACGATTTGCAGCTAATGGCAGCCGATCTGCTGGAACGGACAAGAATAGGCGTCGATCGCAGTAAGCAAGTCGCCTCTGTCATCGAGCATGTTGTCAACGATAATGAAATTCAAATTGATTTTCTGCAAGCGCTGGAGCAGCAAACACAAGCTGTGAGGGGCATCGTTCAGACGATACGCGACTTTGCTTCACAGACCAATTTACTCGCTTTAAACGCAGCAATTGAAGCGGCGCATGCCGGCGAGCATGGACGCGGGTTTAATATTGTTGCGATGGAGGTAAAAAAGCTTGCCCAGCATGTGCAGGAGGCAGCGAGCGAAATTCAGCACTCCCTGGAGGGGATTTCGAAGCAGGTTGGAAAGGTAAGTGGAAGCTCCAAAAGCACGAAGGAGAAAATTTTCAGCAGTCAGCAGGAGATCAGGAAGGCTGTTGGCGATTTTGCCGGAATAGGCGAAGCGGCCGGGCAACTGGATGAGCAGGCTAAAGTGTTAAATCAGATGCTGTAA
- a CDS encoding biliverdin-producing heme oxygenase, protein MNVMARLKEETAVNHKQIEDNRFAKAIMNQTLNVMDYSLYLQKFYGFIQPIERHIAALLHKQNVQELGEFIQSRAKTPLLERDLLALGLSEEQVQQLPGCKQPPELATVAAVLGYMYVIEGSTMGGQIITKQVRKFLPLTEEVSEGTAYFNAYGSETRAKWAEFSQMVTQSVLTEEDANQVVESAKQTFLTLEAWFNA, encoded by the coding sequence ATGAACGTCATGGCCCGATTGAAGGAAGAGACTGCTGTGAATCACAAGCAGATCGAAGATAACCGCTTTGCCAAAGCCATCATGAATCAAACGTTAAACGTAATGGACTACTCCCTTTACCTACAGAAGTTTTACGGTTTTATTCAGCCTATTGAGCGCCATATTGCTGCTTTATTACATAAGCAAAACGTGCAGGAGCTTGGCGAGTTTATTCAAAGCCGTGCGAAAACTCCGCTGTTGGAGCGCGATTTGCTTGCACTCGGCTTAAGCGAGGAGCAAGTGCAGCAGCTTCCCGGCTGCAAGCAGCCTCCTGAGCTCGCTACTGTCGCGGCCGTGCTTGGTTATATGTATGTCATTGAAGGCTCTACAATGGGCGGCCAAATCATTACGAAGCAGGTCCGCAAATTTTTGCCGCTTACAGAGGAGGTTAGCGAGGGAACGGCTTATTTTAATGCTTATGGCTCTGAAACTCGGGCCAAATGGGCAGAATTTAGCCAAATGGTCACGCAGTCTGTATTAACGGAAGAGGACGCTAATCAAGTTGTTGAGTCAGCGAAGCAAACGTTTTTGACTCTGGAGGCTTGGTTTAATGCTTAA
- a CDS encoding DsrE/DsrF/DrsH-like family protein encodes MADNEKTTIVLFSGELDKAIAAFIIANGAAAYDHEVTIFFTFWGLNTLRKDQPITLKKSILEKMFGKMMPRGADKLGLSKMNFGGIGPQMIKHVMKKHNVLTLPQLIELAQEQGVKLVACTMTMDLLGLQKEELMDGIDYAGVAAYLGDAADAKVNLFI; translated from the coding sequence GTGGCTGATAATGAGAAAACAACGATTGTATTGTTTAGCGGTGAACTTGATAAAGCAATTGCAGCATTTATTATTGCGAATGGAGCGGCAGCTTATGATCACGAGGTGACGATATTTTTTACCTTTTGGGGACTGAACACGCTTCGGAAGGATCAGCCGATTACACTTAAGAAAAGTATACTTGAGAAAATGTTTGGAAAAATGATGCCTCGCGGCGCGGATAAGCTCGGACTTTCGAAAATGAATTTTGGCGGAATAGGGCCCCAAATGATCAAGCATGTGATGAAAAAGCACAATGTGCTTACTCTCCCGCAATTGATTGAGCTCGCTCAAGAGCAAGGGGTTAAGCTCGTTGCCTGTACGATGACAATGGATTTGCTAGGCTTGCAAAAGGAAGAATTAATGGACGGAATTGACTATGCCGGTGTTGCAGCCTATTTGGGGGACGCTGCGGATGCCAAGGTGAACTTGTTCATTTGA
- a CDS encoding TetR/AcrR family transcriptional regulator, protein MNAKRGRPRNVEAERAILTASYNLLLEIGFGGVTVDKIAEQAQVSKATIYKWWPNKGAVVMAGFMYAISERLPIPDTGSVFEDILLHATQLSRFLTSREGSVITEIIGEGQVDDKLAVALREEYVRPRRAEARQLLMRGIERGELKRELDVELSIDLLYGPIFYRLLVTGDGLEDKIMKSLITSAFEGIKQ, encoded by the coding sequence TTGAATGCAAAAAGAGGGAGACCTCGCAACGTAGAAGCGGAGCGTGCAATATTAACAGCCTCCTACAACTTGCTGCTTGAAATTGGATTTGGCGGCGTTACTGTTGATAAAATTGCTGAGCAGGCTCAGGTGAGTAAAGCGACCATCTACAAATGGTGGCCTAATAAAGGAGCCGTTGTGATGGCGGGTTTTATGTATGCGATAAGTGAAAGGCTGCCGATACCGGATACGGGTTCTGTCTTTGAAGATATTTTGCTCCATGCGACTCAATTATCTCGATTTTTAACAAGTCGTGAAGGAAGCGTCATTACGGAAATTATTGGAGAGGGACAAGTTGATGATAAGCTTGCAGTCGCTTTACGAGAGGAGTATGTCCGCCCACGCCGCGCCGAAGCGCGGCAGCTGCTCATGCGAGGGATTGAGCGCGGGGAGCTGAAGCGTGAGCTAGATGTCGAATTGAGTATAGATTTACTATATGGGCCGATTTTCTATCGGTTGTTAGTGACAGGAGATGGGCTAGAGGACAAGATCATGAAGTCATTAATAACGAGCGCTTTCGAAGGGATTAAGCAATAG
- a CDS encoding sulfurtransferase TusA family protein has translation MSASIQTNHLLNCEGLACPLPVVKTKKAMEGMLPGEVLEIRATDKGSIADLQSWTTRIGHLYIGVKEEGAVFRHFIRKASENETKPEVKHPLIISNEELGKKLASGDSIKVLDVREPAEYCFQRIPGAISIPMGELEQKLGQLSPEEEYAVVCRTGTRSDLACQLLVEQGFSKVNNVIPGMSMWDGPVERDE, from the coding sequence ATGTCAGCAAGCATTCAAACCAATCATTTATTAAATTGTGAAGGCTTAGCTTGTCCGCTGCCGGTTGTGAAAACAAAAAAAGCAATGGAGGGCATGCTGCCGGGCGAAGTGCTTGAAATACGTGCAACGGATAAAGGCTCGATTGCGGATTTGCAGAGTTGGACGACTAGAATTGGCCATCTCTATATTGGAGTGAAAGAGGAGGGAGCTGTCTTCCGGCATTTTATACGGAAAGCTTCGGAAAACGAAACGAAGCCCGAGGTTAAGCATCCGCTTATTATCAGCAATGAAGAGCTTGGCAAAAAACTAGCCTCTGGCGACAGCATTAAGGTGCTGGATGTCCGTGAGCCGGCAGAATACTGCTTCCAACGCATCCCTGGGGCCATATCCATTCCGATGGGTGAGCTGGAGCAGAAGCTCGGTCAACTGTCTCCAGAGGAAGAGTATGCTGTCGTATGCAGAACAGGCACCAGAAGCGATTTAGCGTGCCAGCTTCTCGTGGAGCAAGGATTTTCCAAAGTCAACAACGTTATTCCTGGCATGTCGATGTGGGACGGCCCTGTAGAACGCGACGAATAA
- a CDS encoding AraC family transcriptional regulator, protein MKRPVQWFKGEHFFGEQLLIFVNRCSEDFNLPLHAHDFVEFTFVAEGKGFHHIGDDIVAVSKGLFFTIPVGVPHVFRPSTSDPSEHPLIVYNCLFAPQLLQAMSTFFVTDPLPASYLEELQSDQATYHTIQDRDGSIEKLLVAMYQEFSFSAAGASTYLYTLLVQLVITTHRLRSDEHPLIIKDVSHFNMLVQFMEQHVHEELTLAMLATRSGWSVRHLQRLFVQNTGQTFGSYLNQLRIQKSCEHLRLTQLKISTIAAMVGYSHIDSFNALFKKRVGQTPSQYRKQFR, encoded by the coding sequence ATGAAACGACCTGTGCAGTGGTTTAAAGGCGAGCATTTTTTTGGCGAGCAGCTTCTGATTTTTGTTAATCGCTGCTCGGAGGATTTTAATCTCCCTCTCCATGCCCATGATTTTGTAGAGTTCACCTTCGTTGCCGAAGGAAAGGGCTTTCATCATATTGGCGATGATATCGTTGCTGTGAGCAAAGGGCTATTTTTCACCATACCGGTTGGCGTTCCACATGTGTTCAGACCTTCTACCTCCGATCCATCCGAGCATCCGCTCATCGTATACAATTGCTTATTTGCGCCGCAGCTGCTGCAAGCGATGTCCACCTTTTTTGTGACCGATCCACTGCCGGCCTCTTATTTAGAGGAGCTGCAAAGTGATCAAGCCACCTATCATACGATTCAAGACCGCGATGGCTCCATAGAAAAGCTGCTCGTCGCCATGTATCAGGAGTTTTCCTTCTCGGCAGCTGGCGCAAGCACATACTTGTACACCCTTCTCGTGCAATTGGTCATTACCACTCACCGACTGCGAAGCGACGAACACCCGTTGATTATAAAAGATGTCTCTCACTTCAACATGCTCGTTCAGTTTATGGAGCAGCATGTCCATGAGGAACTGACACTTGCGATGCTGGCCACACGCTCTGGCTGGAGCGTCCGACATTTGCAGCGGTTATTTGTTCAAAATACCGGGCAAACCTTTGGAAGCTATTTGAATCAGCTGCGCATACAAAAAAGCTGTGAGCATTTACGCTTAACACAGCTTAAAATTAGTACAATTGCCGCAATGGTCGGCTATAGCCACATCGACTCTTTTAATGCACTGTTCAAGAAGAGGGTCGGTCAGACACCGAGCCAATATCGCAAGCAGTTTAGATGA
- a CDS encoding sulfurtransferase TusA family protein, producing the protein MADIVIDAKGLACPLPIVKAKRGIDSIQSGQTMELYTTDKGSMSDFQAWVKQTNHELLEAKEANGVYTFMVKKGSK; encoded by the coding sequence ATGGCGGATATTGTAATTGATGCTAAAGGACTAGCTTGCCCTTTGCCAATCGTAAAAGCAAAGAGGGGAATCGATTCCATTCAAAGTGGCCAAACGATGGAACTGTATACAACCGACAAAGGGTCCATGAGCGATTTTCAAGCATGGGTGAAGCAAACCAACCATGAGCTTTTAGAAGCTAAAGAAGCAAACGGAGTGTATACGTTTATGGTAAAAAAAGGAAGTAAGTAA